The Nitrososphaerales archaeon nucleotide sequence GGAAGGTCTTCACAAGAGTTCCTGCAAAGAAAGTTATTGATGTGATTCTTAAGATTGTTGAACTATACAAGGTAGAAAGGATAGAGGGTGAAAAATTGAACGAATGGATATCAAGGATCCTGATGGGTAAGGGAGCAGGTAACGTGAAGAATGCTGAAGATCTGAAACGAATAGTTGATAAAGTTGCACAGTTGCCAAGTCCAGAAGAAAACCCTAACGCATATGTTGATTACGGGAACGATGAAAAGTTCACGGCAAAGACCGCAAGGGGCGAGTGCGCCGCTTGAAGTCGTTGACAAGTGAAAACGAGCATAAAATGAGAACAAAAAAATCTCCAATTCTTCTTGAACCGCATGAACTAATGGTATCTATTGCTAAGAAACGCGTTAGAGTAGTTGATGTGAGGAAGGAAGAAGAGTACAACGAAGGGCATATACCAGGCTCAGTTTGTATACCTTTATCTCATGTACTAAATGCAGAGAGTGCAGAGAAGGTGGTAGGGGTCTTTGAAAGTGCTGGAATTGACGATAATATACACGTCGTGGTTTATGATGATACCTTCGGCGCACTGGCAGCAAGGGTTGCATGGACACTTGAATACATTGGACATGAAAACGTTTCACTGTTATCAGTCACATATACCACATGGAAGTCGATGGATCTAAAGATAGAGAAAAAGAAAAATGTCTACAAAAAGGCGAAACATTCGCTTAAGATAAACAACAATATCCTTGCCACTGTTGATTATGTAAACTCTTCATTGGAGCAAGATGGTAAGGTGCTGCTTGATTCTAGGGAAAGGTTAAACTATCTTGATCATCATATACCGAGGGCGGTGAACATACCTTGGAAATCCTTCTCTGGTGAGAATAGAATACTTAGATCCCCAGCAGAATTGAAAAGAATGATAGAGAACCGTGGTATCTCTGACAGACAGGAGCTGATAACGTACTGTGGTAGTGTTGGTACCTTGTCAGGGCTCGCATACTATGGACTGCAGCTTGCTGGATACAGAAATGTAAAACTGTACGCAAAGTCGCTAAAGGAGTGGAAATCCCTAGGTCTACCAACACAAGTAGTAAAGGACGCAAACTACTGGGATCTCTCTGCTGGATAATAACCTTCAATGAGGATGTAGGACGAGATATCAAGAATAGAATGTTACTTTTCCGAGTTTAAGAATTCAATACACCATTTAAAATCCTTTTCATCATCGGCTGTATGTGTTTCTAGCATTAAACGGCATGCCAAAAGTGCGTCGCCATTGGTGAAGCGTTGAGAAATCATTGGTGCAGGAATGTAACCTTCCGAGTCTGTGAAGTTAACTAACTGTTCCGACCATGGTTCATGTTTAGCCAGAGTTTGTGGTGGTAATAACGATGTTGATTCCTTATGCAGAGCTACGGAAGTATCTGCCTCATTTTGATACAGGATAAGTATTG carries:
- a CDS encoding rhodanese-like domain-containing protein, with protein sequence MKSLTSENEHKMRTKKSPILLEPHELMVSIAKKRVRVVDVRKEEEYNEGHIPGSVCIPLSHVLNAESAEKVVGVFESAGIDDNIHVVVYDDTFGALAARVAWTLEYIGHENVSLLSVTYTTWKSMDLKIEKKKNVYKKAKHSLKINNNILATVDYVNSSLEQDGKVLLDSRERLNYLDHHIPRAVNIPWKSFSGENRILRSPAELKRMIENRGISDRQELITYCGSVGTLSGLAYYGLQLAGYRNVKLYAKSLKEWKSLGLPTQVVKDANYWDLSAG